A stretch of Treponema vincentii F0403 DNA encodes these proteins:
- the recA gene encoding recombinase RecA produces the protein MAKTKSEINQVTNITDADEKLKALEAARLQIEKEFGQGSLMKLGSKTEASGIEVIPSGSILLDEALGIGGYPRGRIIEIFGPESSGKTTLALHVVAEAQKRGGIAAFVDAEHALDPQYAQKLGVNIDELWVAQPDAGEQALEITENLVRSGAVDVIVVDSVAALTPQAEIDGEMGDSHMGLQARLMSQALRKLTAIISRSKCILIFINQIRMKIGIAYGNPETTTGGNALKFYSSVRIEVRKGEVLGKDEDEAWGNKVRIKVVKNKVAPPFRKVELEILFGKGISPYGSLLDCAVKYELIDKKGAWYSYKEDKIGQGHDNAVKFLEDNPDVAIDLEKTLRARLFPNQKYVSSFAISNQESGADSGEASQTAKAAGAKSTAGIKTAGTTADKEAGSAAGKKSMLERAALAAEDAKNASTDSAASSAHKSKPGSAFDGDNELF, from the coding sequence ATGGCAAAAACAAAATCAGAAATAAACCAGGTAACCAATATTACCGATGCCGATGAAAAGCTCAAAGCATTGGAGGCCGCACGCCTGCAAATCGAAAAAGAGTTCGGACAGGGTTCTCTGATGAAGCTCGGCTCAAAAACCGAGGCAAGCGGTATTGAAGTCATCCCGTCAGGCAGCATTCTGCTCGATGAGGCGCTCGGTATCGGCGGTTATCCCCGCGGAAGAATTATCGAAATATTCGGCCCGGAATCATCGGGAAAAACCACGCTTGCCCTTCACGTTGTCGCCGAGGCTCAAAAACGGGGAGGCATTGCGGCGTTCGTGGATGCCGAACATGCCCTTGATCCCCAGTATGCGCAAAAGCTCGGCGTCAATATCGACGAACTATGGGTTGCCCAACCCGATGCGGGAGAGCAGGCATTGGAAATCACCGAAAACCTTGTCCGTTCGGGCGCTGTTGACGTTATCGTTGTAGACTCGGTTGCTGCCCTTACGCCGCAAGCGGAAATCGACGGCGAAATGGGCGATTCGCACATGGGATTGCAGGCACGATTGATGAGTCAGGCGCTCCGTAAATTAACGGCAATTATTTCGCGTTCAAAATGTATTCTGATTTTTATTAACCAAATCCGTATGAAAATCGGCATTGCGTACGGTAACCCCGAAACCACCACCGGCGGTAATGCGCTTAAATTCTATTCATCGGTACGTATCGAAGTCCGAAAGGGTGAAGTGCTCGGTAAGGATGAGGATGAAGCATGGGGAAACAAGGTTCGTATCAAAGTTGTAAAAAACAAGGTTGCACCGCCGTTCCGGAAGGTTGAACTGGAAATTCTGTTCGGCAAGGGAATATCTCCCTACGGCAGCTTGCTGGACTGTGCGGTGAAATATGAGTTGATAGACAAAAAAGGCGCATGGTATTCATATAAAGAAGATAAAATCGGGCAAGGGCATGACAACGCCGTAAAATTCTTGGAAGACAATCCCGATGTTGCAATCGATCTTGAAAAGACCTTACGGGCTCGGCTCTTTCCCAATCAAAAGTATGTGTCGAGCTTTGCAATATCGAATCAGGAATCCGGTGCGGATTCCGGAGAAGCCTCGCAGACGGCAAAAGCGGCGGGTGCAAAGTCTACAGCCGGCATAAAAACGGCGGGCACTACGGCAGACAAAGAAGCGGGTTCTGCCGCAGGGAAAAAATCCATGCTTGAAAGAGCCGCTCTCGCAGCCGAAGATGCGAAAAATGCAAGCACAGATTCGGCTGCATCATCTGCTCATAAATCGAAGCCCGGCAGCGCTTTTGACGGCGACAACGAGCTCTTTTGA
- the dtd gene encoding D-aminoacyl-tRNA deacylase, with translation MRAVIQRVRSGSVAIEGFETQTIGKGFVILLGICPEDTDDDIDWLIKKILQMRIFEDDAGKMNLALADVQGDILLVSQFTLFASTKKGNRPSFNAAADPSIAIPLYERCIRKLSEALGKPVKTGQFGADMQVEIHNDGPVTILIDTKVKE, from the coding sequence GAAGGCTTTGAAACACAGACTATCGGCAAGGGCTTTGTGATTTTGTTGGGTATCTGCCCGGAAGATACCGATGATGATATTGATTGGTTGATTAAAAAAATCTTACAGATGCGGATCTTTGAAGACGATGCAGGCAAGATGAACCTCGCTCTCGCCGATGTGCAGGGCGATATTCTGCTGGTAAGTCAATTTACGCTGTTTGCCAGCACCAAGAAAGGGAACCGTCCGTCCTTTAATGCGGCGGCAGATCCTTCGATTGCGATTCCGCTCTATGAACGCTGCATCCGTAAACTGAGCGAAGCGCTCGGTAAGCCGGTAAAGACCGGCCAATTCGGAGCGGATATGCAGGTGGAAATTCACAACGACGGGCCGGTTACCATTTTAATCGATACAAAGGTAAAAGAATGA
- the pth gene encoding aminoacyl-tRNA hydrolase yields the protein MISLIAFLGNTGREYGRTRHNAAWIAADRLNICRGISWQHKFRGLYGRFPAAVTGGQAVHALKPETYMNLSGESVGEAAQFFKIPPAEILIVHDELELPPAVLSLKWSGGLGGHNGLRSVKAALGTADFWRLRIGIGRPGGKKSSSADHPDIAGYVLSPFSQEEFTLLDTALPQLEPLFTALITERKEPQTLLPAWTKVLPGTSA from the coding sequence ATGATTTCGTTGATAGCATTTTTAGGAAATACCGGACGGGAGTATGGACGCACCCGGCATAACGCAGCGTGGATTGCTGCGGATCGGTTGAATATTTGCCGAGGAATTTCATGGCAGCATAAGTTCCGCGGATTGTACGGGCGGTTCCCGGCAGCGGTTACCGGAGGACAGGCTGTCCACGCTTTAAAACCGGAAACGTATATGAATTTATCCGGTGAGTCGGTAGGAGAGGCTGCACAGTTTTTTAAAATCCCGCCGGCAGAAATACTCATCGTGCACGATGAGCTTGAGCTGCCTCCTGCGGTGCTGAGCTTAAAATGGTCGGGTGGGCTCGGCGGGCATAACGGTCTCCGTTCCGTAAAGGCAGCGCTCGGTACGGCGGACTTTTGGCGGCTGAGGATCGGTATCGGGCGTCCCGGCGGGAAAAAAAGCAGCAGCGCCGATCATCCCGATATTGCAGGCTATGTACTCTCTCCGTTTTCTCAAGAAGAATTTACACTGCTGGATACGGCGCTGCCGCAGCTCGAACCGCTTTTTACGGCGCTTATTACCGAACGGAAAGAACCGCAAACGCTGCTGCCCGCATGGACTAAGGTGCTTCCCGGTACATCGGCATAA